The Maridesulfovibrio salexigens DSM 2638 region AAGCTTTCGGTTTCATGGCTAAAGCTGACGCTCCTGCTGAATATGTGGTTGAAGCCATTTCATTGATGGCGAAATCCGCAGGCAGTCCGGGCATGGTCGGCGGTCAGGTTGTTGACATGAGCTACACCGGTCGTGACGGTGTTACCCTTGATGAGCTCAAGGTAATGCATTCCATGAAAACTGGTGCTCTTATTCTTTCTGCTTGTAAATCAGGCGCAATTCTGGCTAAAGGAGCAGGAGCGTCTGAAGATGATGTCAGACGAGCAGAAGAATACGGAAGACTCATCGGTGTTGCATTCCAGATCGTGGACGATGTTCTGGATGTTGTCGGCGATGAAGCGACCCTCGGCAAACCTGTGGGCAGCGACATCGAGCAGGGTAAGTCCACCTACCCAAGTCTGATCGGACTTGATGAGAGTAAAGAACTGGCCCGCAAGTATGTTGATGAGGCCGTTGAATTGCTTTCACCGTATTCAGGTGAAGAAGCCGAGTTCCTCGCAGAACTGGCCCGCTATATAGTGGACCGGGTCTACTAGGACAAAGTGAAACCCGGCTAGGAATAGATTTTTTATACGTTGCGAAGTTAACAGCGTTAAGTAGTGTGCGCCAAGCAGTGGATTCCAGAGGGAGTTGGGGAGTTTGCTGTTACGCTGCTTAAGTTTACAGATATTGAAACCAGTGGTGAGGTTCATTGGAATATGAGTAAAAATGATTCTTCCTGCGGATGCGGCAAATATGA contains the following coding sequences:
- a CDS encoding polyprenyl synthetase family protein, with amino-acid sequence MTVKEKLAVHAADVEKYLGECLKGMGIPENLLESMEYSLMAGGKRLRPVLVLVWAQMLGVKKEAVMPFAASLEMIHTYSLIHDDLPAMDDDDLRRGKPSNHKKFDEATAILAGDGLLTEAFGFMAKADAPAEYVVEAISLMAKSAGSPGMVGGQVVDMSYTGRDGVTLDELKVMHSMKTGALILSACKSGAILAKGAGASEDDVRRAEEYGRLIGVAFQIVDDVLDVVGDEATLGKPVGSDIEQGKSTYPSLIGLDESKELARKYVDEAVELLSPYSGEEAEFLAELARYIVDRVY